From Woronichinia naegeliana WA131, the proteins below share one genomic window:
- the ftsH3 gene encoding ATP-dependent zinc metalloprotease FtsH3 has product MNKNNKKWRNAGLYALLLIVVLALASAFLDRQPQSREVLSYSDFIHRVESNQVDRVNLSADRTQAQVPNPSGGQPFLVNLPNDPDLINILTKHNVDIAVQPQSDDSFWLRVASSLFLPILLLVGLFFLLRRAQSGPGSQAMNFGKSKARVQMEPQTQVTFGDVAGIEQAKLELTEVVDFLKNADRFTAIGAKIPKGVLLVGPPGTGKTLLAKAVAGEAGVPFFSISGSEFVEMFVGVGASRVRDLFEQAKASAPCIVFIDEIDAVGRQRGAGLGGGNDEREQTLNQLLTEMDGFEGNTGIIIVAATNRPDVLDAALLRPGRFDRQVVVDRPDYAGRKEILNVHSRGKTLSKDVDLDKIARRTPGFTGADLSNLLNEAAILAARRNLTEISMDEVNDAIDRVLAGPEKKNRVMSEKRKTLVAYHEAGHALVGALMPDYDPVQKISIIPRGRAGGLTWFTPSEDRMESGLYSRSYLQNQMAVALGGRVAEEIIFGEEEVTTGASNDLQQVARVARQMITRFGMSDKLGPVALGRQGGGVFLGRDIASDRDFSNRTAAAIDQEVSALVDQAYQRAKDVLVSNRIVLDKIAEMLVEKETVDAEELQNILTHNDVRMAALA; this is encoded by the coding sequence GTGAACAAAAATAATAAAAAATGGCGTAATGCTGGTCTGTATGCACTATTGCTGATAGTGGTTTTGGCCCTAGCATCTGCCTTTTTAGATAGACAACCGCAAAGCCGTGAGGTTTTAAGTTATAGCGATTTTATACATCGAGTTGAAAGTAACCAAGTTGATCGGGTCAATTTAAGTGCGGATCGCACCCAGGCCCAGGTTCCTAACCCCAGTGGTGGACAGCCTTTTCTGGTCAATCTTCCCAATGATCCGGATCTCATCAATATTCTCACCAAACATAATGTGGATATTGCGGTGCAACCCCAGAGCGATGATAGTTTTTGGTTAAGGGTCGCCAGCAGTCTTTTCCTGCCCATTTTGCTTTTGGTAGGTCTCTTTTTCCTCTTGCGTCGTGCTCAGAGTGGGCCCGGTTCCCAAGCCATGAATTTTGGTAAGTCGAAAGCCAGAGTGCAGATGGAACCCCAAACCCAAGTAACTTTTGGCGATGTGGCTGGTATTGAACAGGCCAAATTAGAATTGACCGAAGTTGTCGATTTCCTGAAAAATGCGGATCGGTTTACGGCGATCGGAGCCAAAATTCCTAAAGGGGTATTATTAGTGGGCCCACCAGGAACGGGTAAAACCTTATTAGCCAAAGCGGTTGCCGGCGAGGCCGGTGTGCCTTTCTTCTCCATTTCTGGTTCAGAATTTGTGGAAATGTTTGTCGGGGTTGGTGCATCTCGTGTTCGTGATCTCTTTGAACAAGCGAAAGCTAGTGCGCCCTGTATCGTCTTCATTGATGAAATTGATGCCGTTGGTCGTCAACGGGGAGCCGGTCTAGGGGGTGGTAACGATGAGCGGGAACAAACCTTGAACCAGTTACTCACGGAAATGGATGGTTTTGAAGGGAATACAGGCATTATCATTGTGGCGGCAACGAACCGTCCTGATGTTTTAGATGCAGCCCTGCTTCGTCCAGGCCGTTTTGATCGCCAAGTCGTGGTAGATCGTCCTGATTATGCCGGTCGTAAGGAAATTCTTAATGTTCACTCTCGCGGTAAAACCCTCTCCAAGGATGTGGACTTAGATAAGATTGCCCGTCGTACTCCTGGCTTTACTGGAGCCGATTTATCTAACCTACTCAATGAAGCGGCTATCCTAGCGGCCCGTCGTAATCTGACCGAAATCTCAATGGATGAAGTCAATGATGCGATTGACCGCGTTTTGGCAGGGCCAGAGAAGAAAAATCGGGTGATGAGTGAAAAACGCAAAACCTTAGTTGCCTACCATGAAGCGGGTCATGCCCTTGTGGGGGCTTTAATGCCCGACTATGATCCGGTGCAAAAAATCAGTATTATTCCTCGTGGTCGTGCCGGTGGTTTAACCTGGTTTACCCCTAGTGAAGATCGCATGGAGTCTGGTCTCTATTCCCGTTCCTATCTGCAAAACCAAATGGCCGTTGCCCTGGGGGGTCGAGTCGCTGAAGAAATCATCTTTGGGGAAGAGGAAGTCACCACTGGAGCTTCTAACGATCTGCAACAGGTAGCGCGGGTTGCTCGCCAAATGATTACTCGTTTTGGGATGAGTGACAAGTTGGGGCCAGTGGCCTTGGGACGACAGGGGGGAGGCGTTTTTCTGGGACGAGATATTGCCTCAGATCGTGATTTTTCCAACCGAACGGCGGCGGCGATCGATCAAGAAGTCAGTGCCTTAGTGGATCAAGCTTATCAACGGGCCAAGGATGTTTTAGTTAGCAATCGTATCGTGCTCGACAAAATAGCAGAAATGTTAGTTGAAAAGGAAACGGTTGATGCAGAAGAGTTGCAGAATATTCTGACTCATAATGATGTAAGAATGGCTGCTTTGGCTTAA